One Sphaerisporangium krabiense DNA segment encodes these proteins:
- a CDS encoding SMI1/KNR4 family protein, translating into MRSEISLAQLGEELTQLAGLSDIAPLSEEEVQALEGIVGAPLPKEFRSFLLRFGRGVRPGPVLDLEWITDETLREQGSFAEEPEAAVSVSASFPISRAHVDRLPLLAAKGTKPILWIDKPMPGTMFLCYHGCTWISMLAMNGELAGTVWMTEMGWIMRGGLRAEVRQRGVEPLTSSLQRRTLLTPDMRLPRSGLLALPRELSVINAVLLCSTRWHAG; encoded by the coding sequence ATGCGATCAGAGATCAGCTTGGCCCAGCTAGGCGAAGAACTCACCCAACTCGCCGGCCTGTCGGATATCGCACCCCTGTCCGAAGAAGAGGTGCAGGCACTCGAAGGGATTGTGGGGGCGCCTCTGCCCAAAGAGTTCCGTTCGTTCCTCCTCCGCTTCGGACGCGGCGTCCGCCCTGGCCCTGTGCTCGACCTGGAGTGGATCACAGACGAGACCCTGCGCGAACAAGGAAGCTTCGCGGAAGAGCCGGAAGCCGCGGTCTCCGTGTCAGCTTCCTTCCCGATCAGTCGCGCGCACGTGGACCGCTTACCACTGCTCGCGGCCAAAGGCACCAAGCCCATCCTCTGGATCGACAAGCCGATGCCAGGGACCATGTTCCTCTGCTACCACGGCTGTACATGGATCAGCATGCTGGCGATGAACGGCGAACTCGCCGGCACGGTGTGGATGACGGAGATGGGCTGGATCATGAGAGGTGGCCTTCGAGCCGAGGTGAGGCAAAGGGGAGTCGAACCCCTGACTTCTAGCTTGCAAAGACGCACACTACTTACGCCCGACATGCGCCTTCCCAGGTCGGGGCTGCTCGCGCTCCCCCGTGAACTCTCAGTGATCAACGCGGTGCTACTCTGTAGCACCAGATGGCACGCGGGGTAG
- a CDS encoding type II toxin-antitoxin system Phd/YefM family antitoxin yields MSTPEPDHSHQISQRDLRNRSAEIMDGLERGERYAVTRNGHHIGDLVPIRRRRRAVSRAEFAAVSRGMPRLDDRKYREDMDHHVNDDLYDPYDRAYGRGEFTEDGE; encoded by the coding sequence GTGAGCACTCCTGAGCCCGACCACTCCCACCAGATCTCCCAGCGTGATCTGCGCAACCGGTCCGCGGAGATCATGGATGGGCTGGAACGCGGAGAGCGGTACGCCGTCACACGTAACGGACACCACATCGGCGATCTGGTCCCCATCCGCCGTCGACGCCGGGCCGTCTCGCGGGCCGAGTTCGCCGCCGTGTCCCGCGGCATGCCGCGCCTGGACGACCGAAAGTACCGCGAGGACATGGACCACCACGTCAACGACGACCTCTACGACCCTTACGATCGCGCCTACGGGAGAGGCGAATTCACAGAGGACGGGGAATGA
- a CDS encoding MerR family transcriptional regulator — MSNGITISQAAAFAGVTVKTVRHYHKLGLVAEPARDTSGYRRYGSADLLRLVQVRTLAGASVPLAEIGALLDADDADFARALVDVEQRLTAQIEELISRRDTLHRLTDSDRALLPDRALTLLNRMADQGFRAEDVSASREGLILAKALVPERFNEHLDNIEHAIQDPEFVELSRRAAATVTWAPDDPRIPGLAAEMANHYLANLDHLKIVTGLQARQEAGTRYRVIRDFGSEQGTASDHLATLIESQLRAAGVEIPRPDSN, encoded by the coding sequence ATGAGTAACGGCATCACGATCAGCCAGGCGGCAGCATTCGCCGGGGTGACGGTGAAGACGGTGCGGCACTATCACAAACTCGGCCTGGTCGCCGAGCCCGCGCGGGACACCTCAGGCTATCGGCGCTACGGCTCGGCCGACCTCCTACGGCTGGTGCAGGTACGCACACTTGCCGGAGCCAGCGTCCCGTTGGCCGAGATCGGCGCGCTGCTCGATGCGGACGACGCGGACTTCGCCCGTGCCCTAGTCGACGTGGAGCAGCGACTCACAGCTCAGATCGAGGAGTTGATCAGTCGCCGCGACACACTGCATCGACTCACAGACAGCGACCGTGCGCTGCTGCCCGATCGAGCCTTGACGCTACTGAACAGGATGGCTGACCAGGGCTTCCGCGCCGAGGACGTCAGTGCTTCCCGAGAGGGATTGATCCTGGCCAAAGCCCTCGTACCGGAGCGCTTTAACGAACACCTGGACAACATCGAACACGCGATACAGGATCCGGAGTTCGTCGAGCTGAGCCGTCGCGCGGCTGCAACTGTCACCTGGGCACCTGATGATCCCCGAATCCCGGGCCTTGCTGCAGAGATGGCCAACCACTACCTTGCCAACCTCGATCATCTCAAGATCGTGACCGGGCTTCAAGCACGCCAGGAAGCCGGGACTCGCTATCGCGTCATTCGCGACTTCGGTTCCGAACAAGGCACGGCCAGCGACCACCTGGCCACCCTCATTGAGTCCCAGCTTCGTGCCGCCGGCGTCGAAATCCCTCGGCCCGACAGCAATTGA
- a CDS encoding site-specific integrase, with product MSASGERPTLTVAQVFELADRMTDRRFRALVLLTTFASLRWAEVIGLRRSDIDLKRRTVRVREQLLELDGGEMVLSPPKSRAGKRTVGIPAAIVPALTEHLGDFVAESEDAFVFLGVRGGFLRGGNFRREAKWTDALKEMGLKGLHFHDLRHTGNTLAAQSGASLADLKARMGHDSDRAALIYQHATRDADQRIADALSARGGGTAEKRWRRGGRRAGPCGLMAR from the coding sequence ATGTCTGCCAGTGGCGAGCGACCGACGCTCACCGTGGCCCAGGTCTTCGAACTGGCCGACCGGATGACCGATCGGCGCTTCCGGGCGCTCGTGCTGCTGACGACCTTCGCGAGTCTGCGTTGGGCTGAGGTGATCGGACTGCGGCGGTCGGACATCGATCTCAAGCGCCGAACCGTGCGGGTCCGGGAACAGCTCCTCGAACTGGACGGCGGAGAGATGGTGCTGAGCCCGCCGAAGTCGCGGGCCGGGAAGCGCACGGTCGGTATCCCGGCGGCGATCGTGCCCGCACTGACGGAACACCTTGGGGACTTCGTCGCGGAGAGTGAGGATGCGTTCGTGTTCCTCGGCGTCCGGGGCGGCTTCTTACGGGGCGGCAACTTCCGGCGTGAGGCCAAGTGGACGGACGCGCTCAAAGAGATGGGGCTCAAGGGTCTGCACTTCCACGACCTTCGGCACACGGGAAACACGCTGGCCGCGCAGTCTGGTGCGAGCCTGGCCGATCTCAAGGCGCGGATGGGACACGATAGTGACCGGGCGGCGCTCATCTACCAGCACGCCACGCGGGACGCTGATCAGAGGATTGCCGATGCGCTCAGCGCGCGTGGAGGCGGAACGGCGGAGAAGCGATGGCGACGGGGTGGCCGGCGGGCTGGTCCCTGCGGGCTAATGGCACGTTAA
- a CDS encoding DLW-39 family protein — protein sequence MKKLLVLALVALGGLLVWRKVQADRAELDLWTEATGSEN from the coding sequence GTGAAGAAGCTGCTCGTTCTCGCGCTCGTTGCCCTCGGGGGGCTGCTCGTCTGGCGCAAGGTTCAGGCCGACCGCGCCGAGCTGGACCTGTGGACCGAGGCCACCGGCAGCGAGAACTGA
- a CDS encoding type II toxin-antitoxin system VapC family toxin — MTPTQGLLDTNILILRAGIDPEELPDEMMISAITTAELSVGVLVATGAQELAQRMKILQTTEAEFDPLPFDDTAAREYGQLWTAVIASGRRPRPRTADLMIACVAIANRLPLYTCNPRDFKGLDHLLTVVPVTRPR; from the coding sequence ATGACCCCCACTCAAGGGTTGCTCGACACCAACATCCTCATCTTGCGCGCCGGAATCGACCCCGAGGAGCTACCGGACGAGATGATGATCAGCGCCATCACCACCGCAGAACTGTCCGTCGGCGTGCTGGTGGCCACCGGGGCACAGGAACTCGCTCAGCGAATGAAGATCCTTCAGACCACCGAAGCCGAGTTCGACCCCCTGCCCTTCGACGACACCGCCGCCCGCGAGTACGGCCAACTGTGGACCGCCGTCATCGCCTCGGGACGCAGACCCCGCCCTCGAACAGCAGATCTGATGATCGCCTGCGTGGCGATCGCCAACCGGCTCCCCCTGTACACCTGCAACCCAAGGGACTTCAAAGGCCTGGACCACCTGCTCACCGTGGTCCCGGTCACACGACCACGCTGA
- a CDS encoding HAD family hydrolase, producing MTSASPIKLACLDLAGTTIGDIAMVERAFAEAIATQGIVPGTGAYARAMVHVHRSRGCPKIEVFRGIFPGNEAQAQAANLTFERSYEEAIERAGLYPVPGTVEALEKLRAADVKICLITGFSRGTLGRVLNAIGWMDKVDLALCPQDAGRGRPWPDMVLTAMLRLRIDDVRQVAVAGDSESDMLSGSRAGASIVAGVLTGVHSRERLLHGGATTIIDSIADFPTLILDSHQTPAPVATSAR from the coding sequence ATGACGAGCGCCTCACCCATCAAACTGGCCTGCCTCGATCTGGCCGGCACCACCATCGGTGACATCGCCATGGTGGAGCGGGCGTTCGCCGAGGCGATCGCCACTCAGGGCATAGTCCCCGGGACCGGCGCGTACGCGCGTGCCATGGTGCACGTGCACCGGTCCCGGGGCTGCCCCAAGATCGAGGTCTTCCGCGGCATCTTCCCCGGCAACGAGGCACAGGCGCAGGCGGCCAACCTGACGTTCGAACGTTCCTACGAGGAGGCCATCGAGCGCGCAGGGCTCTACCCCGTGCCCGGCACCGTCGAGGCCCTCGAGAAGCTCCGCGCCGCCGACGTCAAGATCTGCCTCATCACCGGCTTCAGCCGCGGCACCCTCGGCCGCGTGCTCAACGCCATCGGCTGGATGGACAAGGTCGACCTCGCCCTGTGCCCCCAGGACGCCGGCCGCGGCCGCCCCTGGCCCGACATGGTGCTCACCGCCATGCTCCGCCTCCGCATCGACGACGTCCGCCAGGTCGCCGTCGCCGGCGACTCCGAAAGCGACATGCTCAGCGGCAGCCGCGCGGGCGCCTCCATAGTCGCCGGCGTCCTCACCGGCGTCCACAGCCGCGAACGCCTCCTCCACGGCGGCGCCACCACCATCATCGACTCCATAGCCGACTTCCCCACCCTGATCCTCGACAGCCACCAAACCCCCGCCCCAGTAGCCACCTCGGCCCGGTAG
- a CDS encoding class I SAM-dependent methyltransferase: MESAPSRTAMFAAVSRGLFRLETASPWVLDDALALVLVGPVWQQLRDQFDPLFPGPVRSESRAAVCTRSRYAEDRLAAGAFTQYVILGAGLDSFAWRRPDLLGSLTVFEVDHPASQAWKLERVRELGLPLSDSQVFVPVDFEAGPVLDVLGPAGFDWAQPAMFCWTGVAPYLTAQAIESTLRTIAAAAPGSEVVFSYRAEDCALDDAGTEFARIYTPIAASAGEPLQPGWPVSEIERLISRCGLKVVDHPARADLQQRYFAGRADGLRPYTFETLVAARVT, from the coding sequence ATGGAAAGCGCGCCGAGCAGGACGGCGATGTTTGCGGCCGTGTCGCGTGGATTGTTTCGCCTGGAGACGGCGTCGCCGTGGGTACTGGACGATGCGCTGGCCCTGGTGCTTGTCGGCCCGGTATGGCAGCAGCTGCGAGACCAGTTCGATCCGCTGTTCCCCGGCCCGGTCCGCAGCGAGTCCCGTGCGGCTGTCTGCACCCGCAGCCGGTACGCCGAGGACCGGCTGGCTGCTGGTGCCTTCACGCAGTACGTGATTCTTGGCGCGGGGCTTGACTCGTTTGCGTGGCGGCGGCCGGATCTGCTCGGCTCGCTGACGGTGTTCGAGGTTGATCACCCTGCCTCCCAGGCCTGGAAGCTCGAGCGGGTCAGGGAGCTCGGCCTGCCGCTCAGCGACTCGCAGGTATTCGTGCCGGTTGATTTCGAGGCCGGACCGGTTCTGGATGTTCTGGGCCCGGCTGGGTTCGACTGGGCGCAGCCGGCGATGTTCTGCTGGACGGGCGTCGCCCCCTATCTGACGGCACAGGCGATCGAGTCGACGTTGCGCACGATCGCGGCGGCTGCTCCCGGGTCTGAGGTGGTGTTCTCCTACCGGGCCGAGGACTGTGCGCTCGACGACGCGGGGACGGAATTCGCCCGTATCTACACGCCGATCGCGGCTTCTGCCGGCGAGCCTCTTCAGCCTGGCTGGCCGGTATCCGAGATCGAGAGGCTGATCAGCCGGTGCGGGCTAAAGGTCGTGGACCACCCCGCACGTGCAGACCTCCAGCAGCGGTACTTCGCCGGCCGTGCCGATGGCCTGCGGCCCTATACCTTCGAGACCCTGGTGGCCGCGCGGGTCACCTGA
- a CDS encoding alpha/beta fold hydrolase: MTAKHRILKAGAERIHVVEQGSGPLVLLVHGFPESWYSWRRQLPVLAAAGYRAVALDVRGYGRSSKPQDPAAYRMLNLISDNVSVVRALGESSAVIIGHDWGATIAAQSALLEPEVFRAVGLLSVPYTPPGGPRPSDVFAGMGGEQEFYVSYFQRPGRAEAEIEPNVRGWLAGFYSALSADTMAAADASDPHFIAPGGTLRERFPTGALPSWLTQDDLDFYAAEFERTGFTGALNRYRNMDRDWEDLATYAGSPIKQPSLFLGGTRDASTMWLSDAIDAYPQTLPNLTGSHLLDCGHWIQQERPDDVNRLLVEFLDSL, translated from the coding sequence ATGACGGCGAAGCACCGGATCTTGAAAGCAGGCGCGGAGCGGATTCACGTCGTAGAACAGGGCAGCGGCCCGCTGGTGCTGCTCGTCCATGGTTTCCCCGAGTCGTGGTATTCCTGGCGGCGGCAGCTTCCCGTGCTGGCGGCAGCCGGTTACCGGGCCGTCGCGCTCGACGTACGGGGCTACGGGCGTTCGTCCAAGCCGCAGGACCCCGCCGCGTACCGGATGCTCAACTTGATCAGTGACAACGTGTCGGTGGTCCGGGCACTCGGTGAAAGCTCCGCTGTGATCATCGGCCACGACTGGGGGGCGACGATCGCAGCGCAGTCCGCACTCCTCGAGCCCGAGGTGTTTCGTGCGGTCGGATTGTTGAGCGTCCCTTACACCCCGCCCGGCGGGCCTCGGCCAAGCGACGTGTTCGCGGGAATGGGCGGCGAGCAAGAGTTCTATGTCTCCTACTTCCAGCGCCCCGGACGAGCCGAGGCCGAGATCGAGCCCAACGTGCGCGGCTGGCTCGCTGGGTTTTACAGCGCCCTGTCGGCGGACACGATGGCTGCGGCGGACGCCTCAGACCCACACTTCATCGCCCCGGGCGGCACACTGCGCGAGCGTTTCCCCACCGGCGCGCTGCCGTCCTGGCTGACGCAAGACGACCTCGACTTCTATGCCGCCGAGTTCGAGCGCACGGGCTTCACCGGCGCCCTCAACCGCTACCGCAACATGGACCGCGACTGGGAGGACCTGGCTACGTACGCGGGTTCCCCGATCAAGCAGCCATCCCTCTTCCTCGGCGGCACCCGTGACGCCTCCACCATGTGGCTCTCCGACGCCATAGACGCCTATCCGCAAACGCTCCCCAACCTCACCGGCAGTCACCTCCTAGACTGCGGCCACTGGATCCAGCAAGAACGCCCCGACGACGTCAACCGCCTGCTCGTGGAGTTCCTCGACAGCCTCTGA
- a CDS encoding helix-turn-helix transcriptional regulator: protein MRASRLLSILLLLQARGRLTARQLADLLEVSVRTIYRDVESLHAAGVPLYGDAGPAGGYQLLDGYRTRLTGLTSEEAEALFMAGMPGPAAELGLGAVVAAAQLKLQAALPPELRDRAARIQERFHLDAHGWYYDGDRSPHLAPIADAVWNQRRVQIRYRRWREPAEVVRLLDPYAIVLKGGKWYLVARRGEHVRTYRVHHVLDLEVLDETFERPCDFDLAAYWRSFLAEFRSRLYQGEATIRLSPAGRRRLRELMSSAVVEAVDRTATPSGAGGWVTAVVPIESLDHAETEFMKLGSQVEVLAPCELRARLEATARELAGMYLALSPVGQPSS from the coding sequence ATGCGCGCGAGCCGGCTGCTTTCCATCCTTCTGCTGCTTCAGGCGCGCGGCAGGCTGACCGCACGGCAGCTCGCCGACCTGCTGGAGGTGTCGGTCCGCACGATCTACCGGGACGTCGAGTCGCTGCACGCCGCGGGGGTGCCGCTGTACGGGGACGCCGGGCCCGCCGGGGGCTACCAGCTCCTGGACGGCTACCGCACCCGGCTGACCGGCCTCACCAGCGAGGAGGCCGAGGCGCTCTTCATGGCGGGCATGCCGGGGCCGGCCGCCGAGCTGGGGCTCGGGGCCGTGGTCGCCGCGGCGCAGCTCAAGCTGCAGGCGGCGCTGCCCCCGGAGCTGCGGGACCGGGCGGCGCGCATCCAGGAGCGGTTCCACCTGGACGCGCACGGCTGGTACTACGACGGCGACCGCTCGCCGCACCTGGCCCCCATCGCCGACGCCGTGTGGAACCAGCGTCGCGTCCAGATCCGCTACCGCCGCTGGAGGGAGCCCGCCGAGGTCGTCCGCCTGCTCGACCCGTACGCCATCGTGCTCAAGGGCGGCAAGTGGTATCTGGTCGCGCGGCGCGGCGAGCACGTCAGGACGTACCGGGTGCACCACGTGCTGGACCTGGAGGTGCTGGACGAGACGTTCGAGCGGCCGTGCGACTTCGACCTGGCCGCCTACTGGAGGTCCTTTCTCGCGGAGTTCCGCAGCAGGCTCTACCAGGGCGAGGCGACGATACGGCTGTCCCCCGCGGGGCGCAGGCGCCTGCGCGAGCTGATGAGCAGCGCCGTCGTCGAGGCCGTGGACAGGACGGCCACGCCGTCCGGGGCGGGGGGCTGGGTGACGGCCGTGGTGCCCATCGAGTCGCTCGACCACGCCGAGACCGAGTTCATGAAGCTCGGGTCCCAGGTCGAGGTGCTGGCGCCGTGTGAGCTGCGCGCCCGGCTGGAGGCGACGGCGCGCGAGCTGGCCGGCATGTACCTCGCGCTGTCTCCGGTGGGTCAGCCGAGCTCGTAG
- a CDS encoding serine hydrolase domain-containing protein gives MSDYFSDVFAPASERRRPPRRSSRTALGHAIERPSISGSQQSAHATSEDSMIELEVDPRSGCRLVFVGAIGCHGPELQGTGNMPSTNQNEPIAADVQRPELQAILDEIVASGIIGITMRVRDEHGVWAGSAGVSEIGQEAKPPIDGHVRIGSNTKTFTAAAALQLVGEGKIDLDTAAAHYLPEFGIDPRVTVRMLLQHTSGIFNFTGEYYPDGTMVAGIPATTAGKEWADNRFTSYPAEDLARLALSKPARFEPGTDWSYSNTNYVIVRLLIEKVTGRSVAEEMHRLVIQPLGLTGTAQPTSETDIAEPHAHAYYRYEEDGTERTIDVTEHNPSWISSGGDMISTSQDLETFLRSLVTGRLLPAKLTKEMLTTHATPIPGMGYGLGVFVQDLGEDGTVITHNGGAAGHAALMYSTPDGRQSLTATLNYVDDPALTMALAYQQATQRLVDAVFRTTTRPAA, from the coding sequence GTGAGCGACTACTTCAGCGACGTCTTCGCGCCCGCGTCTGAACGTCGGCGGCCCCCGCGCCGAAGCTCTCGAACCGCGCTCGGCCACGCGATCGAACGCCCGTCGATCTCGGGATCTCAACAGTCGGCGCATGCCACTTCAGAGGATTCCATGATCGAGCTTGAGGTTGACCCGAGGTCAGGGTGCAGGCTCGTCTTCGTTGGCGCGATCGGGTGCCACGGACCAGAGCTACAAGGAACCGGGAACATGCCCTCTACCAATCAGAACGAGCCCATTGCCGCAGACGTGCAGCGTCCGGAGCTCCAGGCAATCCTCGATGAGATCGTCGCGTCCGGCATTATCGGGATCACCATGCGTGTTCGGGACGAGCACGGCGTCTGGGCTGGCAGCGCCGGCGTCAGCGAGATCGGCCAGGAGGCCAAGCCTCCAATCGATGGACATGTCCGGATCGGCAGCAACACCAAGACCTTCACAGCCGCGGCCGCCCTGCAACTGGTCGGTGAAGGAAAGATCGATCTTGACACGGCTGCCGCCCATTACCTGCCCGAGTTCGGCATCGATCCTCGGGTGACCGTTCGCATGCTCCTGCAGCACACCAGCGGGATCTTCAACTTCACCGGCGAGTACTACCCCGACGGCACGATGGTTGCCGGGATCCCTGCGACCACGGCCGGTAAAGAGTGGGCGGACAACCGCTTCACCAGCTACCCGGCCGAGGACCTCGCCCGTCTGGCGTTGTCGAAGCCTGCCCGATTCGAGCCGGGCACGGACTGGAGCTATTCCAACACCAACTACGTGATCGTCCGCCTCCTCATCGAGAAGGTCACGGGCAGATCCGTCGCCGAGGAGATGCACCGACTCGTGATCCAGCCGCTCGGTCTCACCGGCACCGCACAACCGACCAGCGAGACCGACATCGCCGAGCCCCACGCGCACGCCTACTACCGGTACGAGGAGGACGGCACCGAACGGACCATCGATGTCACCGAGCACAACCCGTCCTGGATCTCCAGCGGCGGGGACATGATCTCCACTTCACAGGACCTGGAGACATTCCTCCGCTCACTGGTCACAGGGCGACTGCTCCCCGCGAAGCTGACCAAGGAGATGCTCACCACGCACGCGACGCCAATCCCGGGGATGGGTTACGGCCTGGGCGTGTTCGTGCAGGATCTGGGTGAGGACGGCACGGTGATCACCCACAACGGCGGTGCCGCGGGCCACGCCGCGCTGATGTACAGCACCCCCGACGGCCGGCAAAGCCTGACCGCGACCCTGAACTATGTCGACGATCCCGCCCTGACGATGGCGCTTGCGTACCAGCAGGCCACGCAACGATTGGTCGATGCCGTGTTCCGCACCACGACTCGCCCCGCCGCCTGA